The following proteins come from a genomic window of Geomonas sp. RF6:
- a CDS encoding sensor histidine kinase: protein MPPSLSGSKATSIDLDIAARKYMEALEDFFNRREEKALYSVSNLGKELVMARHGPDILLEIHAASLKKLVQKLEPEAISRLVINANEVLFSGIMAYALNYYSYIDLLDMEHRKLEGVKLQLEEQARSLEEANRKLQEVDRDREQTLMQQSRLAAMGEMLVNISHQWRQPLNVLGMILQTLQISFESEAMTHESVEQGVTRARQLIAHMSETIDDFRNYLSPEKAMTDFDVTQVVEKAVSLVGETLQDVQLEMVRPAEPVVATGYRNEYVQTLINIFVNARDAFRERTVAEPRITVSIGKKGNRSVVTIADNAGGIPDDVIGRVFDPYFSTKPPDKGTGIGLFMCKTIIEKNMNGSLSVRNTAEGAEFRIEI from the coding sequence ATGCCACCATCCTTGTCGGGCAGTAAGGCTACCTCCATCGACCTCGACATCGCCGCCAGGAAGTACATGGAGGCGCTGGAGGACTTCTTCAACCGCCGCGAGGAGAAGGCGCTGTACAGCGTCTCCAATCTGGGGAAGGAGCTCGTCATGGCGCGGCACGGTCCGGACATCCTGCTGGAGATCCACGCGGCCTCACTGAAAAAGCTGGTGCAGAAGCTCGAGCCGGAGGCGATCAGCAGGCTCGTGATCAACGCCAACGAAGTCCTTTTCTCCGGCATTATGGCGTACGCCTTGAACTACTACAGCTATATCGACCTCCTGGATATGGAGCACAGGAAACTCGAGGGGGTAAAGCTGCAGCTGGAGGAGCAGGCCCGATCGCTGGAGGAGGCGAACCGGAAGCTCCAGGAGGTGGACCGGGACCGCGAACAGACCCTCATGCAGCAAAGCCGGCTCGCGGCGATGGGTGAGATGCTGGTGAATATCTCGCACCAATGGCGCCAGCCCCTCAACGTGCTCGGCATGATCCTGCAGACTCTGCAGATCTCCTTCGAGTCGGAAGCGATGACGCATGAGTCCGTGGAGCAGGGGGTGACCCGGGCGAGGCAGCTTATCGCCCACATGTCGGAGACGATCGACGACTTCAGGAACTACCTGAGCCCGGAGAAGGCTATGACCGATTTTGATGTCACGCAGGTCGTGGAGAAGGCGGTCTCGTTGGTCGGGGAGACGCTCCAGGATGTACAGCTCGAGATGGTGCGCCCCGCGGAGCCGGTCGTTGCCACCGGGTACCGCAACGAATACGTCCAGACCCTCATCAACATCTTCGTCAACGCGCGCGATGCCTTCCGGGAGCGAACCGTCGCGGAGCCGAGGATAACGGTGTCCATCGGGAAGAAGGGCAACAGGAGCGTGGTGACGATAGCGGACAATGCCGGAGGCATCCCCGACGACGTCATCGGAAGGGTCTTCGACCCGTACTTCAGCACCAAGCCTCCGGACAAGGGGACCGGCATCGGGCTTTTCATGTGCAAGACGATAATAGAGAAGAACATGAACGGGTCGCTGAGCGTCCGAAACACCGCAGAGGGTGCGGAGTTTCGCATTGAGATATAG
- a CDS encoding SpoIIE family protein phosphatase: MEERVMVILDSDVLKSQRLARSMAANLGFAESEAEEAAIIATELARNLIKHRTLNGEIILRSIRDGVKEGMEIVSRDTGPGIEDLDRAMHRSSVGTLGIGLSGVKRLSDDFDIASGRGGGTVVTAVKWLKDPVLRSLHFSVMSRPMPGEDVNGDSWFIKHMSHSVTFGVIDALGHGHDAYLTSLAALEAVEENYREPLELLIKRCHDRLRGTRGAAMSVCHVDYLQKRMRHVGIGNVETRIFCSDRNIRPFCFNGTLGMRMESFRVIDYPYHEGELIVMYSDGITGRFENDTGRICLLSPQEIANWIFQNFIREHDDATILVGQ; this comes from the coding sequence ATGGAAGAGCGCGTCATGGTGATACTGGACTCGGACGTGCTGAAGTCCCAGCGCCTGGCCCGGAGCATGGCGGCGAACCTCGGGTTTGCGGAATCCGAAGCCGAGGAGGCGGCAATCATCGCCACGGAGCTCGCCCGCAACCTCATCAAGCACCGCACCCTGAACGGCGAGATCATCCTGCGCAGCATCAGAGACGGGGTGAAGGAGGGGATGGAGATCGTCTCCCGCGATACCGGCCCCGGCATCGAGGACCTTGATCGTGCGATGCACCGCTCCTCCGTGGGGACTCTTGGTATAGGGCTCTCGGGGGTAAAGAGACTCTCCGACGACTTCGACATAGCCTCCGGGCGAGGCGGCGGAACGGTGGTCACCGCGGTGAAGTGGCTGAAAGACCCGGTCCTCAGGAGCTTGCACTTCTCGGTCATGTCGCGCCCCATGCCGGGGGAGGACGTAAATGGCGACTCCTGGTTCATAAAACACATGTCCCATTCAGTCACCTTCGGCGTCATCGACGCGCTCGGGCACGGACATGACGCCTACCTGACCTCGCTCGCCGCGCTCGAGGCGGTCGAGGAGAACTACCGCGAGCCGCTGGAGCTGCTGATCAAGCGCTGCCACGACAGGCTCAGGGGGACGCGGGGGGCAGCGATGTCGGTGTGCCATGTCGACTACCTCCAGAAACGGATGAGGCACGTCGGGATCGGCAATGTGGAGACCCGCATCTTCTGCAGCGACCGCAACATCCGCCCCTTCTGCTTCAACGGGACGCTGGGGATGAGGATGGAGTCTTTTCGAGTCATCGACTATCCGTACCACGAAGGGGAGCTGATCGTCATGTACAGCGACGGGATCACCGGGCGCTTCGAAAACGATACGGGAAGGATCTGCCTCCTCTCCCCCCAGGAGATAGCCAACTGGATCTTCCAGAACTTCATTCGGGAACACGACGATGCCACCATCCTTGTCGGGCAGTAA
- a CDS encoding anti-sigma regulatory factor has product MSSRSEIARIEMTTDESVVVGRHQVRTVAQQMGLSLLDQTRLVTAVSELGRNVIVHGRGGTMTVNRLQEEDKEGIEVIFSDNGPGIPDVKLAMTDGYSTAGSMGIGLHGAARLVDDFKIDSEVGVGTTVTIRKWI; this is encoded by the coding sequence ATGAGCTCCAGGTCTGAGATCGCCCGCATAGAGATGACCACCGACGAGTCGGTCGTGGTGGGGAGGCACCAGGTACGGACCGTGGCTCAGCAGATGGGACTAAGCCTTCTGGACCAGACACGCCTGGTGACCGCCGTCTCCGAGCTCGGGCGCAACGTCATCGTGCACGGGCGCGGCGGCACGATGACGGTGAACCGGCTGCAGGAGGAGGACAAGGAGGGGATCGAGGTGATATTTTCCGACAACGGCCCGGGAATCCCCGACGTGAAGCTCGCCATGACCGACGGCTACAGCACGGCAGGCTCCATGGGGATCGGGCTGCACGGAGCGGCGCGCCTGGTGGACGACTTCAAGATCGACAGCGAGGTGGGGGTGGGCACCACAGTGACCATCAGGAAGTGGATCTGA
- a CDS encoding STAS domain-containing protein, which yields MSEITILKMGDDIIVPVQEELHDKAAMRLQEMILQRIEETEAKGLLIDISSVSIVDSFLARLMGDTSRMARLMGVETVLVGMKKEVVVTLIELGMVLTGIHTALNIEEGLEYLKQKRQESEYLEEGHELQV from the coding sequence ATGTCGGAGATAACGATCCTCAAGATGGGGGACGACATCATCGTCCCGGTGCAAGAAGAGCTGCATGACAAGGCGGCGATGCGCCTTCAGGAGATGATCCTGCAAAGGATCGAGGAGACGGAGGCGAAGGGGCTCCTCATCGACATTTCCTCAGTCAGCATCGTCGACAGCTTCCTGGCGCGCCTCATGGGGGACACATCAAGAATGGCCAGGCTGATGGGTGTGGAGACGGTCCTGGTGGGGATGAAGAAGGAGGTCGTGGTCACCCTCATCGAGCTCGGCATGGTCCTCACCGGCATCCACACCGCCCTGAACATCGAGGAGGGTCTCGAGTATCTGAAGCAAAAACGGCAGGAGTCGGAGTACCTCGAGGAGGGTCATGAGCTCCAGGTCTGA
- a CDS encoding STAS domain-containing protein produces the protein MDATLDYLELANELKKYQSDILRLWITQLFQNSRTLVSMAGEENVKRMASQLLDDTVKALPGGSDVKSATYADVRKTVEAISGELAARDITPSETAMLIFSMKDAYLATLQNYYTDRERLTEVTIAVNRILDGIAVITFESFGHKREHVIKEQQNALLELSTPIVKIWDRILMIPLIGVLDSARTQTVMESLLTAIESTQSKVAILDISGIPIVDSLVAKHLIRTVSAAKLMGAQCIITGIRARISQTMIQLGVDLSDVITRATLADGLKVALDITGLKIVQR, from the coding sequence ATGGACGCTACCCTCGATTACCTCGAGCTCGCCAACGAGCTGAAGAAATATCAGTCGGATATCCTCCGGCTGTGGATCACCCAGCTCTTTCAGAATTCCAGAACGCTCGTTTCCATGGCCGGAGAGGAAAACGTGAAAAGGATGGCTTCCCAGCTTCTTGACGACACGGTGAAGGCTCTCCCGGGAGGTTCCGACGTCAAGTCGGCCACTTACGCCGATGTAAGGAAGACGGTGGAGGCGATCAGCGGAGAGCTGGCGGCACGGGACATCACCCCTTCGGAGACGGCGATGCTCATCTTCTCCATGAAGGACGCGTACCTGGCGACGCTGCAGAACTACTACACCGACAGGGAGCGCCTCACCGAGGTGACCATAGCGGTAAACCGCATTCTGGACGGTATCGCAGTTATTACTTTCGAATCGTTCGGCCACAAGAGGGAGCACGTCATAAAAGAGCAGCAAAACGCCCTCCTGGAGCTTTCCACTCCGATCGTGAAGATCTGGGACCGCATCCTCATGATTCCCCTTATCGGAGTCCTCGACAGCGCGCGCACCCAGACCGTCATGGAGAGCCTCCTCACCGCGATCGAGTCCACCCAGTCGAAGGTCGCCATCCTCGACATCTCCGGCATACCGATAGTCGACTCCCTGGTGGCGAAGCACCTGATCCGCACGGTATCTGCTGCAAAACTGATGGGCGCCCAGTGCATCATCACCGGTATCCGCGCCCGCATTTCCCAGACCATGATCCAGCTGGGGGTTGACCTGAGCGATGTCATCACGCGCGCCACTCTGGCAGACGGGCTGAAGGTCGCCCTCGATATCACCGGGCTCAAAATCGTGCAGAGGTAG
- a CDS encoding response regulator, producing MAKESRAVRKPHVLAAEDDPVSRQYLKSVLDHYKFETDVATNGREAVEMWENGRYDAIVMDVQMPQVDGLAATREIREKERTRGGHIPIVAMTGHTSAEDEKACLEAGMDICLSKPVDLKAAARLLHDLMEERDGEAG from the coding sequence ATGGCAAAAGAGAGCAGAGCAGTCCGAAAGCCACACGTCCTGGCGGCGGAAGACGATCCGGTGTCCCGGCAGTATCTAAAGAGCGTCCTCGACCACTACAAGTTCGAGACGGACGTGGCGACGAACGGCCGGGAGGCGGTCGAGATGTGGGAAAACGGCAGGTATGACGCCATTGTCATGGACGTCCAGATGCCGCAGGTGGACGGCCTGGCGGCCACGAGGGAAATCAGGGAAAAGGAGCGCACGCGCGGCGGGCATATCCCGATCGTCGCCATGACAGGGCACACCTCTGCCGAAGACGAAAAGGCGTGTCTGGAGGCCGGGATGGATATCTGCCTCTCGAAGCCGGTCGACCTGAAGGCGGCAGCCCGGTTGCTACACGACCTCATGGAGGAGCGTGACGGGGAAGCCGGGTAG
- a CDS encoding PAS domain-containing protein, producing the protein MVLPVLSVLLVDGDVAEVERLREMLAATPFVLDVANNLSEALRALHSGRTFDAMIVDLTLPDSLGIETALALRSVNRTAALLVLTFQDDDQALQSLQLDIQDYLVKEELTGSLLTRSIRYAVQRKKDALAQQMAQRTCEELLLQLQSVLENIAEGVVIADAGGMILHMNREALSFYQCNYAEARRPLAELQQVFELYDLEGRPVPYEMWPMVRALRGERFKGQDVEVRRKDSGQTWFRSFSGTPVLGERGEVVLGVMTLRDITEKTHIERALRATQAQLQVVTETMPVGVALCSRDRRYVWVSPEYARWHGLSPEEIAGHDIREIVGDEAYEVLAPHLDQVLTGQPVVYEAGVQFRGIGYRWVSGRCMPVYDTAGVLDGWVAVVFDNTKHWETEEELQRSRQMLHETVSEREAELSATVTQLQAETEKRVRALEELQGKEQMLIQQSRMAAMGEMIGFIAHQWRQPLNILGLILQDFTVAYRSGTFSAELLEESTKRGLELIGHMSRTIEDFRSFFRTDKEKDRFLLKDALEQTLAMVKSSLGQHGIEIEVAVEDDPVAEGFANEFSQVLINILMNARDAFVARQTPKPRITVRVFAEGEKQVVALSDNAGGIAPEIIGSIFEPYFTTKKPDEGTGLGLYMAKTIIEKKMGGKLCVQNCGEGAEFRIELGPAGEGVCGGCRSGSPGDDEAG; encoded by the coding sequence ATGGTTCTGCCCGTATTGTCGGTATTGCTTGTGGACGGCGACGTCGCGGAGGTTGAACGGCTGAGGGAGATGCTTGCCGCCACCCCTTTTGTGCTCGATGTGGCCAACAACCTCTCTGAAGCGTTGAGGGCGCTGCACAGCGGCCGCACCTTTGATGCGATGATCGTCGACTTGACCCTCCCGGACAGCCTCGGCATCGAAACGGCCCTCGCCCTTCGCTCGGTGAACAGGACCGCCGCCCTCCTTGTCCTCACTTTTCAGGACGATGACCAGGCCCTGCAATCGCTGCAGCTCGATATCCAGGATTACCTCGTGAAGGAAGAGCTGACCGGGAGCCTCCTGACCCGGTCGATCCGATACGCCGTTCAAAGGAAGAAGGACGCCCTTGCGCAGCAGATGGCGCAGCGGACCTGTGAAGAGTTGTTGCTGCAGCTGCAGTCGGTCCTGGAAAATATCGCGGAGGGTGTGGTCATCGCTGACGCCGGAGGGATGATCCTGCACATGAACAGGGAGGCGCTGAGCTTCTACCAGTGCAATTACGCGGAGGCGCGCAGGCCCCTTGCGGAGCTGCAGCAGGTCTTCGAGCTCTACGACCTCGAGGGGAGACCGGTCCCGTACGAGATGTGGCCGATGGTGCGTGCCCTGCGCGGAGAGCGCTTCAAGGGGCAGGACGTGGAGGTAAGGCGGAAGGATTCGGGGCAGACCTGGTTTCGCAGTTTCAGCGGCACCCCGGTGCTGGGGGAGAGGGGGGAGGTCGTGCTCGGCGTCATGACCTTGCGCGACATCACCGAGAAAACCCACATAGAGCGCGCCCTGAGGGCGACGCAGGCGCAGCTGCAGGTCGTTACGGAGACGATGCCGGTCGGCGTCGCCCTTTGCAGCCGCGACCGCCGATACGTCTGGGTGAGCCCCGAATATGCCCGGTGGCACGGACTCTCACCCGAGGAGATCGCCGGTCACGACATACGGGAGATCGTAGGCGACGAGGCGTATGAGGTCCTTGCCCCCCACCTCGACCAGGTTCTCACCGGACAGCCCGTCGTGTACGAGGCGGGAGTGCAGTTTCGCGGGATCGGGTACCGCTGGGTTTCGGGGCGCTGCATGCCGGTCTATGACACGGCCGGAGTCCTCGACGGGTGGGTCGCGGTGGTTTTCGACAACACCAAGCATTGGGAGACCGAGGAGGAGTTGCAGCGTTCCAGGCAGATGCTGCATGAAACCGTCTCCGAGCGGGAGGCGGAACTCAGCGCCACGGTCACCCAGCTGCAGGCAGAGACGGAGAAGCGGGTGCGCGCCCTGGAGGAGTTGCAGGGGAAGGAGCAGATGCTGATTCAGCAAAGCCGCATGGCGGCGATGGGGGAGATGATCGGGTTCATCGCCCACCAGTGGCGCCAGCCCCTGAATATCCTCGGGCTGATCCTGCAGGATTTCACCGTTGCATACAGGAGCGGCACCTTCTCCGCGGAACTTCTCGAGGAGAGCACGAAGCGGGGGCTGGAGCTCATCGGCCACATGTCCCGCACCATAGAGGACTTCAGGAGCTTTTTCCGTACCGACAAGGAGAAAGATCGTTTCCTTCTGAAGGACGCGCTTGAGCAGACCCTTGCGATGGTGAAGAGCTCCCTCGGCCAGCACGGCATCGAAATCGAAGTCGCGGTCGAGGATGATCCGGTCGCGGAGGGATTTGCCAACGAGTTTTCCCAGGTCCTCATCAACATACTGATGAACGCGAGGGATGCCTTCGTGGCGCGCCAGACGCCGAAGCCGCGTATCACGGTCCGGGTATTTGCGGAAGGGGAGAAGCAGGTCGTGGCCCTTTCGGACAACGCCGGGGGGATCGCTCCTGAGATCATCGGCTCGATCTTCGAACCGTACTTCACCACGAAGAAGCCGGACGAGGGTACCGGGCTCGGGCTGTACATGGCAAAGACGATCATCGAGAAAAAGATGGGAGGGAAACTCTGCGTACAGAACTGCGGAGAAGGCGCCGAGTTCCGCATCGAATTGGGACCAGCGGGGGAGGGCGTCTGTGGCGGATGCCGGTCCGGGTCCCCCGGTGACGACGAGGCCGGCTGA
- a CDS encoding hybrid sensor histidine kinase/response regulator, which yields MGKAIRLLIVEDVEDHALLIVRELEKGGFAPQFERVETKEELERALEAGGWDAVISDYNLPGFNGADALQMVQAKGDIPFLLVSGAIGEELAAELIKGGAHGYIRKGNYARLAPTLERELSDASVRRERRQTAEELAKYREHLEDLVHERTELLERANEALRHNEVRLKEANEALRLHDDRLRVALKAAAMCTWRYLPDSLERIWDSHCYTFFHLPEDQPLTHERYLSIIHPDDREMLAANLHEALAGRRPYNFEYRIVLPDGSLRWVMTRGEFTGEPKVMTGVLLDITNKKMVEAELVEAKKAAEEAAVAKSSFLANMSHEIRTPLNGVLGITDLVLETELNQLQQQYLQMIRNSAEVLLSVVNDVLDFSKIEAGMMQLEEVEFDLRDALEKVVEMLALHAHRKGLELSLDIDSELPPFFFGDPLRLRQILTNLTVNAVKFTDEGEIVVRLRGAPAEGNRWRITFSVTDTGIGIPQGKLSLLFNSFTQVDPSMARSQGGTGLGLAITKRLVEQMGGRIWVESTEGTGSSFIFEIELKRSGRERERELVATEMEGLRTLVLDDNETNRQLLVHWLSQRGALVETAAAGREAVRMMTEAAAAGTPFELALLDMNLPDIDGFQVAEELRAHFPISELGIMMLTSEDIGEGARRARDMGMVAYIIKPVRPAALMEAVYKVRSFRSGETTVVRDQPQPEPVRQLPFCTRVLLAEDNTVNLTVAEAMLRRSGAKVTPVMNGAEALEAIEEGIFDVVLMDVQMPGVDGLQASRRIRECGCDVPIIGLTALAMPGDRERCLEAGMDDYLSKPFSADDLIMKVALWMQRRPRAAADTEVILRQVGGSSEILECVVATFRENAALQLADVRKAVEEMDHDALEKAAHRLKGAVMVVGAETARCLAEQLELAGKEQELQKARPLQEQLAAEIGRVLESLGVPPCCGAKERD from the coding sequence ATGGGTAAAGCGATCCGCCTCCTCATCGTCGAGGATGTAGAGGACCACGCGCTCCTCATCGTGCGTGAGCTGGAAAAAGGTGGCTTCGCCCCGCAATTCGAGCGGGTGGAGACGAAGGAGGAGCTGGAGAGGGCGCTGGAAGCGGGGGGGTGGGACGCAGTGATCTCCGACTACAACCTCCCCGGCTTCAACGGCGCAGATGCGCTGCAGATGGTGCAGGCGAAGGGGGACATCCCTTTTCTCCTCGTCTCCGGGGCGATCGGGGAGGAACTCGCCGCCGAGCTCATAAAGGGCGGCGCCCACGGCTATATCCGGAAGGGAAACTACGCGCGGCTCGCCCCGACCCTGGAGCGGGAGTTGAGCGATGCCTCAGTGCGCCGGGAGCGCAGGCAGACCGCCGAGGAACTCGCGAAGTACCGGGAGCACCTGGAGGATCTGGTGCACGAGCGCACAGAGCTCCTGGAGCGCGCCAACGAGGCGCTGCGGCACAACGAGGTCCGCCTGAAAGAGGCGAACGAGGCGCTGCGCCTGCACGACGACCGGCTGAGAGTCGCCCTGAAGGCGGCGGCGATGTGCACCTGGCGCTACCTCCCCGATTCCCTCGAGCGGATCTGGGATAGCCACTGCTACACCTTTTTCCACCTCCCCGAGGACCAGCCCCTCACCCACGAGCGTTACCTCTCCATCATCCACCCCGATGACCGCGAGATGCTGGCGGCGAACCTCCACGAGGCGCTGGCGGGGCGGCGGCCGTACAACTTCGAATACCGCATCGTCCTGCCGGACGGCTCGCTGCGCTGGGTGATGACCCGCGGCGAGTTCACCGGCGAGCCGAAGGTGATGACCGGAGTCCTTCTGGACATCACCAACAAGAAGATGGTGGAGGCGGAACTGGTGGAGGCCAAAAAGGCGGCGGAGGAGGCCGCGGTGGCCAAAAGCTCCTTTCTGGCGAACATGAGCCACGAGATCCGCACGCCACTGAACGGGGTGCTGGGGATCACCGACCTCGTGCTGGAGACGGAGCTTAACCAGCTCCAGCAGCAGTACCTGCAGATGATCAGGAATTCCGCCGAGGTCCTCCTCTCCGTGGTGAACGACGTGCTCGACTTCTCCAAGATCGAGGCGGGGATGATGCAGCTCGAGGAGGTGGAGTTCGACCTGCGCGACGCCCTGGAAAAGGTGGTGGAGATGCTCGCCCTGCACGCGCACAGAAAGGGGCTGGAGCTCTCGCTGGACATAGACAGTGAGCTCCCCCCCTTCTTTTTCGGCGACCCTTTGCGGCTGCGGCAGATCCTCACCAATCTCACGGTGAATGCGGTGAAATTCACCGACGAGGGGGAGATCGTGGTTCGCCTGCGGGGCGCGCCTGCCGAGGGGAACCGCTGGCGCATCACCTTTTCCGTCACGGACACCGGGATCGGCATCCCGCAGGGGAAGCTCTCCCTCCTCTTCAACAGCTTCACCCAGGTCGACCCCTCCATGGCGCGCTCGCAGGGGGGGACGGGGCTCGGGCTCGCCATCACGAAGCGGCTGGTGGAGCAGATGGGGGGGCGCATCTGGGTGGAAAGCACCGAAGGAACGGGGAGCTCCTTCATCTTCGAGATCGAGCTGAAAAGGAGCGGGCGGGAGAGGGAACGGGAGCTCGTCGCCACGGAGATGGAGGGGTTGCGCACCCTCGTTCTCGACGACAACGAGACGAACCGGCAGCTCCTGGTGCACTGGCTCTCGCAGCGCGGCGCCCTCGTGGAGACCGCCGCCGCCGGCAGGGAAGCGGTGAGGATGATGACGGAGGCGGCCGCGGCCGGCACCCCGTTCGAGCTCGCCCTCCTGGACATGAACCTCCCGGACATCGACGGCTTCCAGGTCGCCGAGGAGCTGCGGGCGCACTTCCCGATCTCAGAGCTCGGCATCATGATGCTCACCTCGGAAGACATCGGCGAGGGGGCCCGGCGGGCGCGGGACATGGGGATGGTGGCGTACATCATAAAGCCGGTGCGCCCCGCCGCCCTCATGGAGGCGGTGTACAAGGTCCGCTCCTTCCGCTCCGGCGAGACGACCGTCGTGCGGGACCAGCCGCAGCCCGAGCCGGTCCGCCAGCTCCCCTTCTGCACCCGCGTTCTGCTTGCCGAGGACAACACGGTGAACCTGACCGTGGCCGAGGCGATGCTCCGCAGGTCGGGGGCGAAGGTCACCCCCGTCATGAACGGCGCCGAGGCTCTGGAGGCGATCGAGGAGGGGATCTTCGACGTCGTCCTCATGGACGTGCAGATGCCGGGGGTGGACGGCCTGCAGGCCTCCAGGCGGATCAGGGAGTGCGGGTGCGACGTCCCGATCATCGGCCTCACTGCGCTCGCCATGCCGGGGGACCGGGAGCGCTGCCTGGAGGCGGGAATGGACGACTACCTGTCGAAGCCCTTCTCCGCCGACGACCTGATCATGAAGGTGGCGCTCTGGATGCAGCGGCGCCCGCGGGCCGCCGCAGACACGGAGGTCATTCTGCGGCAGGTCGGGGGGAGTAGCGAGATATTGGAGTGCGTGGTGGCGACCTTCAGGGAGAACGCGGCGCTGCAGCTGGCGGACGTCCGGAAGGCGGTGGAGGAGATGGACCACGATGCGCTGGAGAAGGCAGCCCACCGGCTGAAGGGGGCTGTCATGGTAGTCGGGGCGGAAACGGCGAGGTGCCTCGCGGAACAGCTGGAGCTGGCGGGGAAGGAACAGGAGCTGCAAAAGGCGAGGCCGCTCCAGGAGCAGCTTGCAGCGGAGATAGGGAGGGTGCTGGAGAGTCTGGGGGTGCCCCCCTGCTGCGGCGCCAAGGAGCGCGACTGA
- a CDS encoding response regulator: protein MNYNSTILLVDDNPDFVELARRAFMKGNIVNNLVIAEDGVEALDYLFGTGQWQDRDTAEVPVVVLLDLKLPKVNGLDVLRRMRNDPRTSLIPVVVLTTSSEDRDITEAYALGCNSYIRKPVDFTKLSEALQQTGLYWLVLNEPPVLERK, encoded by the coding sequence ATGAACTACAACAGCACCATACTCCTTGTGGACGACAACCCGGACTTCGTGGAGCTCGCCAGGCGCGCCTTCATGAAGGGGAATATCGTCAACAACCTGGTAATCGCCGAAGACGGCGTCGAGGCGCTCGACTACCTCTTCGGTACCGGCCAATGGCAGGACCGCGACACCGCAGAGGTGCCGGTGGTGGTCCTTCTCGACCTGAAGCTTCCGAAGGTAAACGGGCTCGACGTCCTGCGACGGATGCGCAACGACCCGCGCACGAGCCTTATCCCGGTCGTCGTACTGACCACCTCCTCCGAGGACCGGGACATCACCGAGGCCTACGCCCTCGGGTGCAACAGCTACATTCGGAAGCCTGTCGATTTCACGAAGCTCTCCGAGGCGTTGCAACAAACCGGGCTGTACTGGCTCGTCCTTAACGAGCCGCCGGTACTGGAGCGGAAGTAA
- a CDS encoding sensor histidine kinase — protein sequence MPDPTPTAAYEGLKKDPAAKKEISLEQRSAEDFSRAMLNILEDAEEEKGFLEETQHAILNILDDAAQEKAQLEEMQRAVMNILDDATAEREMANETQRALTNILEDSTREREGLEENQRAMLNILEDFDTERLKSEAANREINEGLQSLKKAKEATDTANRELEAFSYSVSHDLRTPLQSIDGFSLALLEDYGDSLDDRGKDYLRRVRVATQKMAQLIDDLLKLSRLTRSELTATGVNLSALASRVVSELQSREPERVVEIRIQEEVEATGDPDLLKVLFDNLLGNAWKFTGKTRDAVVEFGSTEIDGKVVYFVRDNGTGFDMAYADKLFSPFQRLHLEKDFPGTGIGLSIVQRIVHRHNGTIWAEAAVGKGAAFFFTLEI from the coding sequence ATGCCGGACCCAACACCAACAGCAGCTTATGAGGGGCTGAAAAAGGATCCCGCGGCGAAAAAGGAGATCTCCCTGGAGCAGAGGAGCGCCGAGGACTTCAGCCGCGCGATGCTCAACATCCTGGAGGATGCCGAGGAGGAAAAGGGTTTCCTGGAGGAGACCCAGCACGCCATCCTGAACATCCTCGACGATGCGGCCCAGGAGAAGGCGCAGCTGGAAGAGATGCAGCGCGCGGTCATGAACATCCTGGACGACGCCACCGCCGAGAGGGAGATGGCCAACGAAACGCAGCGGGCGCTCACCAACATCCTGGAGGACTCCACCAGGGAGCGCGAGGGGCTGGAGGAAAACCAGCGGGCCATGCTGAACATCCTGGAGGATTTCGACACCGAGCGGCTGAAGAGCGAGGCGGCAAACCGGGAGATAAACGAGGGGCTGCAGTCGCTCAAAAAGGCGAAGGAGGCGACCGACACGGCAAACCGCGAGCTGGAGGCGTTCAGCTACTCCGTCTCCCACGACCTGCGCACTCCCCTGCAGTCGATCGACGGCTTCAGCCTCGCGCTCCTGGAGGACTACGGCGACTCGCTCGACGACCGCGGAAAGGACTATCTCCGGCGGGTGCGGGTGGCGACGCAGAAGATGGCGCAGCTCATAGACGACCTCCTGAAGCTCTCCCGCCTCACCCGCAGCGAACTCACCGCCACGGGGGTGAACCTCTCCGCCCTCGCCTCCCGCGTCGTCTCGGAGCTGCAGAGCAGAGAGCCGGAGCGGGTCGTCGAGATCCGCATCCAGGAGGAGGTCGAGGCAACCGGCGACCCCGACCTGCTGAAGGTCCTCTTCGACAACCTCCTGGGGAACGCCTGGAAGTTCACCGGCAAGACCCGCGACGCGGTCGTCGAGTTCGGAAGCACCGAAATCGACGGAAAGGTCGTCTACTTCGTGCGCGACAACGGGACCGGCTTTGACATGGCCTATGCCGACAAGCTCTTTTCCCCCTTTCAGCGCCTGCACCTGGAGAAGGACTTCCCCGGCACCGGAATCGGGCTCTCCATCGTGCAGCGCATCGTGCACCGGCACAACGGCACGATCTGGGCGGAAGCGGCGGTCGGCAAGGGTGCGGCATTTTTTTTCACGCTCGAAATCTGA